A single genomic interval of Streptomyces sp. NBC_00663 harbors:
- a CDS encoding ferredoxin reductase family protein has translation MTTTVKPPTAPPTAIRPKVVARTGLYGLIAANVAVVAVFFAQAGFASNALIVLGRLFGLYGALFMAFQLLLVARLPWLDRRIGMDRLTSWHRWTGFSILWTLLAHAVFIAFGYAEGTAMGPIGTVVDLAETTEGVLRAIVALGIIIVVGAVSGRWARRRLAYETWHFIHFYTYVAVVLAITHQIAAGTTFTSSSVARTYWYGVWTVALGAVVLGRAVLPLWRNLRHQFRVEAVVPESDTVVSIYITGRDLDKLPARAGQFFLWRFLTKDRWWQANPFSLSAAPDGRTLRLTAKAAGAGSAALRHLKPGTRVFAEGPYGAFTALHRTRPESVLIAGGVGVTPIRALLEELHGHAVVIYRVANDRDAVLYDELRELAAAKGAELYLVSGPVTPDKLAPSELLRLVPDIADRDVFLCGPPPMMNAVLRSLRELNVPKAQTHFERFSLAG, from the coding sequence GTGACGACGACCGTCAAACCGCCCACCGCGCCCCCCACGGCGATACGGCCCAAAGTGGTGGCCCGCACGGGCCTGTACGGCCTGATCGCCGCGAACGTGGCCGTGGTGGCCGTCTTCTTCGCCCAAGCCGGCTTCGCCTCCAACGCGCTGATCGTGCTCGGCCGCCTCTTCGGCCTCTACGGCGCCCTCTTCATGGCCTTCCAGCTGCTGCTGGTGGCCCGGCTGCCCTGGCTCGACCGCCGGATCGGCATGGACCGGCTCACGTCCTGGCACCGCTGGACCGGCTTCAGCATCCTGTGGACGCTCCTCGCGCACGCCGTCTTCATCGCCTTCGGCTACGCCGAGGGCACCGCCATGGGCCCGATCGGCACGGTCGTCGACCTCGCCGAGACCACCGAGGGCGTGCTCCGGGCGATCGTCGCGCTGGGGATCATCATCGTCGTCGGCGCGGTCTCGGGCCGCTGGGCCCGGCGCCGGCTCGCGTACGAGACGTGGCACTTCATCCACTTCTACACATACGTGGCCGTGGTGCTCGCCATCACCCACCAGATCGCGGCCGGTACGACGTTCACCTCGTCCTCCGTCGCGAGGACCTACTGGTACGGCGTGTGGACCGTCGCCCTCGGCGCGGTCGTCCTGGGCCGCGCGGTGCTGCCGCTGTGGCGGAACCTGCGCCACCAGTTCCGGGTCGAGGCGGTCGTCCCCGAGTCCGACACCGTCGTCTCGATCTACATCACCGGCCGTGACCTGGACAAACTGCCCGCTCGCGCCGGCCAGTTCTTCCTCTGGCGGTTCCTGACCAAGGACCGCTGGTGGCAGGCGAACCCCTTCTCCCTGTCGGCCGCCCCCGACGGCCGCACCCTCCGCCTCACCGCGAAGGCCGCCGGCGCCGGCAGCGCCGCCCTGCGCCACCTCAAGCCCGGCACCCGGGTCTTCGCCGAGGGCCCCTACGGCGCCTTCACCGCGCTGCACCGCACCCGCCCGGAGTCGGTCCTGATCGCCGGCGGCGTCGGCGTCACCCCCATCCGCGCGCTGCTGGAGGAGCTGCACGGCCACGCGGTCGTCATCTACCGCGTCGCGAACGACCGCGACGCGGTCCTCTACGACGAGCTGCGCGAGCTGGCGGCCGCCAAGGGGGCCGAGCTGTACCTGGTGAGCGGCCCGGTGACCCCCGACAAGCTGGCGCCGAGCGAGCTGCTGCGCCTGGTCCCGGACATCGCCGACCGCGACGTCTTCCTGTGCGGGCCGCCGCCCATGATGAACGCGGTGCTGCGCAGTCTGCGCGAGCTGAACGTGCCCAAGGCGCAGACCCATTTCGAGCGCTTCAGCCTGGCGGGATGA